In Alteromonas naphthalenivorans, one DNA window encodes the following:
- the sbcD gene encoding exonuclease subunit SbcD — translation MKVLHTSDWHLGQSFFTKSRKNEHEQFFKWLLEVVEQESIDAVVVAGDIFDTGTPPSYARELYHQLVGNFQGMGCTLVVLAGNHDSVSVLNESRELLSYLNCHVIASTYGNAESQVLPLRTRDGDIGAILCAVPFIRARDVLKSEAGKSAIEKRQALGEAIKQHYANLYQIALDKRKELHVEVPIIATGHLTALGVSQSESVRDIYIGTLEGFSADGFPPADYIALGHIHRPQKVAGCDHIRYSGSPIPLSFDELKSQKQVLIATFENKSLVQVESKPIPRFQPMAVLRGNLEDIELALQQNEAVKSASTEHPAWLCIEVETQDYLTDLQQRIQALIDDKPAEILQLKRMRKQRASVISAEENVNLSELSVHEVFDARLSLEAFESDEDQQRKQRVQTLFEQVVDDVQLSHEGTEAADGANATDVNSAIDEKQNNAPVNNAPVNKAPVNTSPASEGNL, via the coding sequence ATGAAAGTTCTTCACACCTCAGATTGGCATTTAGGTCAAAGTTTCTTTACCAAAAGCCGTAAAAATGAACATGAGCAATTTTTTAAATGGCTGCTTGAGGTGGTTGAGCAAGAAAGTATAGATGCTGTTGTCGTGGCCGGTGATATTTTTGATACCGGCACTCCACCGAGTTACGCGCGGGAGCTTTATCATCAACTAGTGGGTAACTTTCAGGGAATGGGGTGCACCTTAGTAGTACTAGCCGGCAATCATGACTCGGTGTCGGTATTAAATGAAAGTAGGGAATTACTGTCTTATTTAAACTGTCACGTTATTGCTAGCACTTACGGCAATGCTGAATCGCAAGTCTTACCTTTGCGTACCCGAGATGGCGACATAGGCGCAATACTGTGCGCGGTACCTTTTATTCGTGCTCGGGACGTTTTAAAAAGCGAAGCTGGAAAATCGGCGATTGAAAAACGTCAGGCGCTGGGTGAAGCCATTAAGCAGCACTACGCCAACCTTTATCAGATTGCGCTAGATAAACGCAAGGAATTGCATGTAGAAGTGCCAATTATTGCCACCGGACACTTAACTGCGTTAGGGGTAAGCCAGAGTGAAAGTGTGCGCGACATTTATATAGGTACGCTAGAAGGCTTTTCAGCTGATGGGTTTCCTCCTGCGGATTATATTGCCCTTGGGCACATTCACCGACCGCAAAAAGTGGCAGGGTGCGATCATATTCGATATTCCGGCTCGCCTATTCCCTTAAGTTTCGATGAACTGAAATCACAAAAGCAGGTATTAATAGCCACGTTCGAAAACAAATCACTAGTGCAGGTAGAAAGTAAGCCTATTCCTCGTTTTCAACCGATGGCAGTTTTACGAGGCAACTTAGAAGACATTGAGCTTGCCTTACAGCAAAATGAGGCGGTGAAAAGCGCAAGCACAGAACACCCAGCGTGGCTGTGTATTGAAGTAGAAACTCAAGATTACTTAACCGACCTGCAACAGCGCATTCAAGCGCTAATCGACGATAAACCTGCCGAAATTTTGCAATTAAAACGAATGCGCAAACAAAGAGCCAGCGTCATTTCAGCAGAAGAAAACGTTAACTTAAGCGAGTTGTCTGTGCATGAGGTGTTTGATGCTAGATTGTCACTGGAAGCGTTTGAGTCGGACGAAGACCAACAACGCAAGCAGCGCGTTCAAACCTTATTCGAGCAGGTAGTAGACGATGTGCAATTGTCACATGAGGGCACCGAAGCGGCAGATGGTGCCAATGCTACCGATGTGAACAGCGCTATTGATGAAAAGCAAAATAACGCACCTGTTAATAACGCACCTGTTAATAAAGCACCTGTTAATACCTCACCCGCAAGTGAGGGTAACCTATGA